Proteins encoded within one genomic window of Solea senegalensis isolate Sse05_10M linkage group LG11, IFAPA_SoseM_1, whole genome shotgun sequence:
- the si:ch211-210c8.6 gene encoding uncharacterized protein si:ch211-210c8.6, which produces MTNQQTAVLLLAELQELIMGSVLFRCAVTDVGIQWAGWALAAAFRTEKFYDLAGSGTFILLAHLSRIWGGAGHLRQKVQTGLVTAWGLRLGTFLFMRILKDGHDRRFNNVRDSPGTFFVYWTIQALWIFMTLLPTLMLNSEKQDMPLGTRDYIGWTVWGLGFATEAIADQQKWLFKSDPNNAGKFIQSGLWAYSRHPNYLGEILQWSGLWLSASSVMQGPQYLSAVSPLFVWFLIRYISGVPMLERQAMKKWGSDPVFQNYIKNTPLLWPLPKC; this is translated from the exons ATGACAAACCAGCAgactgctgtgctgctgctggccGAGCTGCAGGAGCTCATCATGGGGAGCGTTCTGTTCAGATGTGCGGTGACTGACGTGGGTATCCAGTGGGCCGGCTGGGCTCTGGCTGCTGCTTTTAGAACCGAGAAGTTTTATGACCTGGCAG GATCTGGGACATTTATACTGCTCGCTCACCTGAGTCGTATCTGGGGAGGAGCCGGTCATCTCCGTCAGAAAGTGCAGACTGGTTTAGTGACTGCATGGGGACTCAG GCTGGGGACATTCCTCTTCATGCGAATCTTGAAGGACGGTCACGATCGCAGATTCAACAATGTCAGAGACAGCCCAGGGACTTTCTTTGTGTATTGGACTATTCAAG CTCTGTGGATATTTATGACCCTCCTGCCCACCCTCATGCTGAACAGTGAGAAGCAAGACATGCCTCTGGGAACAAGGGACTATATTGGCTGGACTGTGTGGGGCCTTGGCTTCGCTACTGAAGCTATTGCTGATCAGCAGAAATGGCTTTTTAAGAGTGACCCAAATAATGCT GGAAAGTTCATCCAGAGTGGACTGTGGGCCTACAGCAGACATCCTAACTACCTCGGAGAGATACTGCAGTGGTCAGGCCTGTGGCTGTCAGCCTCATCAGTGATGCAGGGTCCACAGTACCTGAGTGCAGTATCACCCCTCTTCGTCTGGTTCCTGATACGTTACATCAGCGGTGTCCCCATGTTGGAGAGGCAGGCCATGAAGAAGTGGGGGTCTGACCCGGTTTTCCAGAATTACATAAAGAACACTCCTCTCCTCTGGCCTTTACCTAAGTGTTGA
- the bin2a gene encoding bridging integrator 2a produces MGDSPKGNSGDFARKVQRQLSRGKEKVLQKLGKAEETRDDQFEFYHQLFCDQQADGNRIYKDLRNYVNSVRDMREASRRLSMSLFDVYENDWVGEEDVGAIVEGEDLLWNDYEVKILDQAIRTMESYVCQFPDVKEKIAKRRRKLVDYDSSRHHLEALQTAKKRDDVKINKAKEEMIITKSIYEGINSELKHELPVLFDSRIGCYVAVFSAVSNLRETFYKEMCTLNFDLQNVMKELQAQHPDKEFAVKGMQRHGSLRRRTLMSPRAWKSSFSDFHRGYNPKSSGQRFSLRSPDKPRRSTLSRESSTLAVSPQTPTLLNPSRDSRDMDAESSHSEIHSYAARDDNAAGTSGGEMKSGDDINKVEEENVEKGEVPETEPPAECDDKGNGRKAPASDSSSELNNSYESESLDLQLSPADNGPLHIEEREDSPVILNSPKSNGLENGEVSGFNTDTKDLNLKDAPAETRDPKSTEV; encoded by the exons ATGGGAGATAGTCCGAAAGGCAACTCTGGGGACTTTGCTAGGAAAGTCCAAAGACAGCTGAGCAGAGGCAAAGAAAAG GTGCTGCAAAAGCTGGGAAAGGCTGAAGAGACCAGAGACGACCAGTTTGAATTTTATCACCAGCTCTTTTGTGACCAGCAG GCTGATGGGAATCGTATATACAAAGACCTGAGGAACTACGTTAACTCAGTGCGAG ACATGCGTGAGGCATCAAGGCGCCTTTCCATGTCACTGTTTGACGTTTATGAAAACGACTGGGTGGGAGAGGAAGACGTGGGAGCCATTGTAGAG GGGGAGGATCTCCTGTGGAATGACTACGAGGTGAAGATATTAGATCAGGCCATACGCACCATGGAGTCCTATGTATGCCAGTTCCCAGATGTCAAG GAGAAAATtgcaaagagaagaagaaaactggtGGACTATGACTCGTCCCGTCACCATCTGGAGGCGCTGCAGACTGCAAAGAAGAGGGATGATGTCAAGATAAATAAG GCAAAGGAAGAGATGATTATCACCAAAAGTATCTATGAAGGCATCAACAGTGAGCTAAAACACGAGCTGCCTGTGCTTTTTGACAG CCGTATTGGATGTTACGTCGCCGTCTTCTCAGCCGTGTCAAACCTACGAGAAACTTTCTATAAAGAAATGTGCACG CTCAATTTTGATCTGCAGAATGTGATGAAGGAGCTGCAGGCTCAGCATCCCGACAAAGAGTTTGCGGTGAAAGGAATGCAGCG TCACGGCTCCCTGAGGAGACGGACCCTGATGTCCCCCAGGGCTTGGAAATCCAGTTTCTCTGACTTTCACAGAGGCTACAATCCTAAATCGTCTGGCCAAAGGTTTAGCCTGAGGTCCCCAGACAAACCTCGCCGCAGCACTCTGTCCAGAGAGAGCAGCACCCTCGCCGTCTCCCCGCAAACTCCAACTCTGTTGAACCCCTCGCGCGATTCCAGGGACATGGATGCTGAATCGAGCCATAGTGAGATCCACAGCTATGCTGCACGGGACGACAATGCAGCAGGGACGTCTGGAGGTGAGATGAAGTCAGGAGACGACATCAATAAAGTGGAAGAGGAGAATGTAGAGAAAGGAGAGGTGCCAGAGACTGAGCCTCCCGCAGAATGTGATGATAAAGGAAACGGTCGGAAAGCTCCAGCCAGTGACAGCAGCTCCGAACTGAACAACTCGTATGAGTCAGAGAGTTTGGATCTGCAGCTGTCTCCTGCAGACAACGGCCCTCTGCACATCGAAGAAAGAGAAGACAGCCCAGTAATCCTCAACTCTCCTAAATCAAATGGCCTGGAGAATGGTGAAGTATCTGGATTCAACACTGACACTAAGGACCTGAATTTGAAG GATGCTCCTGCAGAAACCCGAGACCCAAAAAGCACAGAGGTTTAA